In a genomic window of Melitaea cinxia chromosome 2, ilMelCinx1.1, whole genome shotgun sequence:
- the LOC123664580 gene encoding uncharacterized protein LOC123664580, with translation MEFTPSLTAFQGVLIAADSTYSFSTLTSKGGNESKIRYIVDLFKDFLAKENHIVGNKVNSKSINDLRKFAFYIVINSDLKILNDLVDFDGLEYVIWTSPIMPKYLMCEILWQLHMDRYIYEIIVFSCPKLAIEVADAVLENFKYFNPTDSLLKIRTLTSACYRMIQRLVYFKIDLNVLTQAFRNFEKCLRYFRELPNAIKLKTLQGDEKYHFMGRQMYFILCVIIESMDNYCLTKKFKSPDFQELYKLTYRQGAVVNKDSCVITTNKYKNLLEILDKSNEALLDTCKYLAMDVNVNVFCAWSEFEFQGQNSMQKVIGMLTYKILCIICRIPKLKNHPVQSFLREIAYKPVNFAEIINVLSARDIIHKIVNDKERQKWIKALLYRHKLFEDIALVELIETHLELFDSDECHRLFKTMYEYLNVNVATENEEKKILASKIFQRCSSFAKYDIIEMHFNKNIFIDTLETTEFDSMVTEIFNKLINTPNMDLSKVFNVFIQNPRKVFTKIFTVACDGTEQTNTMIAVMKPFEKYFNHYYEKDTEPCIILVLKDIIASILECETKQNHFIRFLISLKKSGAIPGPKLLLLIIMPNLHKALLNKNIFDVDLHCKLIQECYPLPELIDYRPPILAMFAQVLDTVRWKMDTYSPIAPMTLERVIKIQTMILFTYGLQIPAKDSRWLRCKIRNINPLNMYYYRYLWDPPGNTFAEVISGIRIHKNMDKENLTLWLSKVLCCTIVQEWCLIWESMQQFGNRQLLDLFHDALLLLFVAEKTIHTETSKACLMFCMQNFVCTIRYQFLKDSITDNQVAAVFNKFLLTEKLIEEHDLCHFAITFIPLLSYIAEAKPDISIETVQKTKDKLKYKEFCSLFYDMFLKNRKN, from the exons ATGGAATTCACTCCAAGTTTAACGGCATTTCAAGGAGTACTTATAGCAGCTGACAGCACGTATTCTTTTTCTACATTGACTTCAAAAGGag gtaaTGAATCTAAAATACGGTATATTGTAGACTTATTCAAGGATTTTTTAGCCAAAGAAAATCACATCGTTGGAAACAAAGTTAATTCGAAATCTATAAATGATTTGCGCAAATTCgctttttatattgttatcaattCGGACCTTAAGATATTGAATGATTTAGTTGATTTCGATGGTCTTGAATATGTTATCTGGACCTCACCTATAATGCCTAAATATTTGATGTGTGAAATTTTGTGGCAACTACATATGGACagatatatttatgaaataattgtgttcagCTGTCCAAAATTAGCTATAGAAGTAGCAGATGCTGtgttagaaaattttaaatattttaatccaaCAGATTCCTTGCTTAAAATAAGAACGTTGACCTCTGCGTGTTATAGAATGATACAGAGATTAGTTtactttaaaattgatttaaatgtgCTAACACAGGCATTTAGAAACTTTGAAAAGTGCCTTAGATATTTTAGGGAACTACCTAAtgcaataaaattgaaaacacTTCAAGGTGatgaaaaatatcattttatggGAAGGCAAATGTATTTTATCCTGTGTGTAATAATAGAGAGTAtggataattattgtttaaccaaaaaatttaaatcacctGACTTTCAAGAACTATACAAATTAACCTACAGGCAAGGTGCTGTTGTAAACAAAGATTCGTGTGTAATTAccactaataaatataaaaatttgctgGAAATTTTGGATAAGTCTAATGAAGCTCTATTGGACACTTGTAAATATTTAGCCATGGATGTTAACGTAAACGTATTTTGTGCTTGGAGTGAATTTGAATTTCAAGGTCAAAACAGTATGCAAAAAGTTATTGGTATGTTAACTTACAAGATTTTGTGTATAATATGTAGAATACCAAAACTTAAAAATCACCcggtacaaagttttttaaGAGAGATTGCCTATAAACCCGTAAACTTTGCTGAAATAATTAATGTACTTAGCGCACgagatattatacataaaatagttAACGACAAGGAAAGACAAAAATGGATTAAAGCACTTTTGTATAGACACAAGTTGTTTGAAGACATTGCTCTTGTTGAGCTAATCGAAACCCATTTAGAACTTTTTGATAGTGACGAATGTCACAGATTGTTTAAAACAATGTATGAATACCTAAACGTAAATGTTGCTAcagaaaatgaagaaaaaaaaatattagcaagtaaaatatttcaacgTTGTAGCAGTTTTGCGAAGTATGACATTATTGAGATGcactttaataaaaacatttttattgatactTTGGAAACTACAGAATTTGATAGTATGGTAactgaaatttttaataaacttattaataCACCAAATATGGATTTGTCTaaagtttttaatgtatttatacaaaatccTCGAAAAGTATTTACCAAAATATTTACTGTAGCTTGTGATGGTACGGAACAAACTAATACAATGATCGCAGTGATGAAACcattcgaaaaatattttaatcattactACGAAAAGGATACTGAACCATGTATTATACTAGTACTTAAAGATATAATTGCCAGTATTTTAGAATGTGAAACGaaacaaaatcattttataagatttttaatttccCTTAAGAAGTCAGGGGCTATTCCTGGACcaaaattacttttacttataattatgcCAAACTTGCATAAGGcacttctaaataaaaatatatttgatgttGATCTACATTGCAAGCTCATACAAGAATGCTACCCTCTCCCAGAACTAATAGACTATAGACCACCAATACTAGCCATGTTTGCTCAAGTACTTGATACTGTGAGATGGAAAATGGATACTTATTCACCAATAGCACCTATGACTTTGGAACGGGTCATTAAAATACAAACCATGATTTTGTTCACATATGGATTACAGATTCCAG ctAAGGACAGCAGATGGTTAAGATGTAAGATAAGAAATATTAACCCACTGAATATGTATTACTATAGGTACCTTTGGGACCCACCAGGAAACACATTTGCTGAGGTTATCAGTGGTATAAGAATACATAAAAACATggataaagaaaatttaacatTATGGCTTTCTAag GTGCTTTGTTGTACTATAGTTCAAGAATGGTGTCTAATTTGGGAGAGTATGCAACAATTTGGAAACAGACAATTACTGGATCTTTTTCATGATGCCTTACTGTTATTATTTGTAGCGGAAAAAACAATTCACACAGAAACTAGCAAGGCATGTTTAATGTTTTGTATGCAAAATTTCGTGTGTACAATAAGG tATCAATTCTTGAAGGATTCAATTACTGATAATCAAGTAGCAGCAGTATTCAACAAATTTCTACTAACAGAAAAGTTAATAGAAGAACATGATTTATGCCATTTTGCTATAACATTTATACCTTTATTATCATACATAGCAGAAGCAAAGCCAGATATTAGTATTGAAACAGTACAAAAGACAAAagataaactaaaatataaggAATTTTGcagtttattttatgatatgtttttaaaaaataggaaaaactaa
- the LOC123664558 gene encoding uncharacterized protein LOC123664558 codes for MGCFFSKESNESTTPYKRRVTTNIHDDILGIHRRQTNQHFTHPRQHVALYEPQYRNTESYQLKTRLGTRNNTTTIKAAVEKPLYGEYKCNNCGRFWNSRLCWPGTYQLCKKCKKPVFPHITRELLPSDHSNDKENKEHEKELCQMCKSLGYYCNNKNKIYKHSLY; via the exons agtaATGAATCAACAACTCCTTACAAAAGGAGAGTGACGACAAACATTCACGACGATATACTTGGTATACACAGACGGCAGACCAATCAGCATTTTACACACCCAAGACAACATGTGGCCCTATAT GAGCCTCAATATAGGAACACTGAGTCATATCAATTAAAAACTCGACTGGGAACTCGGAATAACACCACAACTATTAAGGCTGCCGTAGAAAAACCTCTATACGGAGAATATAAATGCAATAACTGTGGTCGGTTTTGGAATAGTCGACTTTGTTGGCCTGGGACATACCaactttgtaaaaaatgtaaaaaaccaGTTTTTCCACACATTACT AGAGAATTACTTCCATCTGATCATAGTAatgataaagaaaataaagagCATGAAAAAGAACTCTGTCAAATGTGTAAAAGTTTAGGGTATTACtgcaataacaaaaacaaaatatataaacattcatTATATTAG